The region TATGTCAtcctttaatattatttgaaattttcatctAATTAATATACCTACATtaagtttttagatttttttttataaccaCGGGTGTACTCATACATTTTACGGTTAGAATATGTTTAGGTCAAAGGTGATAATTAGATAAAGTCGTTTTAATAATattgatttcaaaattcaaatgcTGTTGGTggtgatttaaaaaatatataatttggatTTGGCAGATAGGATTTTATTCATTACATCTCCAAATTTAAggtaaatacaattttttttttatgcttGTAAGGGATTTTATTAATTACATATGCCCAACAAGGAATCTGAATTAAAAACATTCTTAAAAAGCACTTTGCCATTTATTAGAATTTAAAACTTGAAGCATTCAACTTCTTATATTACAGCAATTTTCAAGACCCCAAAGAACAGATTTGCTTAAAACAATGGCAAATTTTATTTTCGGGGTTTTCTTGATTCTGGTTTTATCATATTTGAGTAACAGAGTAACTGGAAAAGCTACTGTCAAAGAAATTCACGCAGATGTTGATGGGAAATTAAAGGAGCTTAACAAGCCTGCTGTGAAGACCATACAGGTAAAAGTTTTTACTAAAACCTGAAATAATATTAGACAGGATATAATTATATGAGTGTTGAAAATGAATATGGCAGAGTGATGATGGGGATATTATCGATTGTGTCGATATCTATAGACAACCTGCTTTCGATCACCCTGCATTAAGGAATCACGTTATTCAGGTAATTCTTTTTTCTatcattacttttttttttctttatcattGCGACTGCTGATGTAATGGATGCTATTGAACATTGCAGATGAAACCCAATTTCAATTTCAAAGAAATGGAATTCAATTCGAAAAATGGGTCGTCGAAGCTAACTGTGTTTCAGACATGGCAAAAAAGCGGGAGCTGCCCGAAAGGAACTGTCCCAATTCGAAGGATTCGAAGAGAGGATTTACTGAGAGCGCAATCTGTCCAACAGTTTGGAAGAAAACCTCAAGAAGTTGTCTTGAAATCAAACACAACAATTGGCCGATTTCCATCTATTAATAGCAACGCACTCGCACTTCCTGCTATTGTTAACCGATCCGTAAGcatatttttgagtattttagtTCGGGTAACTTTATTGTTTAGGGTTTGAGGCACatttttgattaattatttgaatGAATTATTTTAGATTCCGAATAATTTAACTTTGATTCCTTGACTTTCCTTGGTTTTAAATCCATTTAAATTGATGTTGTGTTTGAGTTGACCGCATTTTGTTCACAAATTCAAGTCAAAATTGATTGATGTAATTGAATTGGTggggttttttgttttttaaacagGCAGCAATTCTTGCTACAGTTGGAGCCAATTACACAGGAGCTAAAGCGGATATCAATGTTTGGAATCCAAATGTTGAATCTGAAGATTTCACTACTGCTCAAGTCTGGCTTAAAGCTGGCCCTAATGATAATTTTGAAAGCATAGAATCCGGATGGACAGTAAGTTTTAATCTAAACTCGAAAATTTGCTTTCATCTAGatttgataattaaatgtttgacaagttaaattagtttaatcCGAATACAAAACAATCTAATTTTCAAATGATTAATATAGAAATTATCTAAACTGATA is a window of Gossypium hirsutum isolate 1008001.06 chromosome D08, Gossypium_hirsutum_v2.1, whole genome shotgun sequence DNA encoding:
- the LOC107932827 gene encoding uncharacterized protein; protein product: MANFIFGVFLILVLSYLSNRVTGKATVKEIHADVDGKLKELNKPAVKTIQSDDGDIIDCVDIYRQPAFDHPALRNHVIQMKPNFNFKEMEFNSKNGSSKLTVFQTWQKSGSCPKGTVPIRRIRREDLLRAQSVQQFGRKPQEVVLKSNTTIGRFPSINSNALALPAIVNRSAAILATVGANYTGAKADINVWNPNVESEDFTTAQVWLKAGPNDNFESIESGWTVNPQLYGDKKTRLFAHWTKDSYKTTGCFDLQCSGFIQTSSKIALGAAISPISMELGQQYYITIGIYMDENTNNWWLIFGNGITIGYWPASTLNVLKNSATMVEWGGQVYSPNVQKSPHTKTAMGSGKFASSLKGNACYMENIGIVDFSTQLQYPPAVTTLAEENYCYTALNHQDGSESSPTFYFGGPGQNYNCP